In Pseudonocardia cypriaca, a single genomic region encodes these proteins:
- a CDS encoding LysR family transcriptional regulator, giving the protein MLSPSSTVASDLMPRLMLLHAMTERGHLSAAAEAVGVPQPTATRWLSALSRTVGVALTHRVGRRIELTRAGVALAESVGSAHTTLAMGVARAHEAADPGRGQVVFGFLRTMGASRAPELLRDYRATRPRVRLALVQAAHEELIEKLHDGTIDIAMSSVRESDVDIVATELFQEPFVLVVPADHRLARRESVRLYDCRDETFVGLSVGIALRRRVDELFGAARVRPRYGFETDEVETVRGLATAGVGIAVLPARHGGPLAGSAEVPIVPRHYRNIGLLVSTRRPLEPTAEGFRQWASAHSWTRSLGARRTSGRV; this is encoded by the coding sequence ATGCTCTCGCCGTCGTCGACCGTCGCGTCGGATCTGATGCCGAGGCTGATGCTGCTGCACGCCATGACCGAGCGCGGTCACCTGAGCGCCGCGGCGGAGGCGGTCGGCGTGCCCCAGCCCACCGCAACGCGCTGGCTCTCGGCGCTGAGCCGGACCGTCGGTGTCGCGCTCACCCACCGCGTCGGCAGGCGGATCGAACTCACCCGGGCAGGCGTCGCGCTCGCCGAGTCCGTGGGGTCGGCGCACACCACGTTGGCGATGGGTGTGGCGCGAGCCCACGAGGCCGCCGACCCGGGGCGGGGCCAGGTCGTGTTCGGCTTCCTCCGGACGATGGGAGCGAGCCGAGCTCCCGAACTCCTGCGTGACTACCGCGCCACGCGGCCCCGCGTCCGGTTGGCGCTGGTGCAGGCCGCTCACGAGGAGCTGATCGAGAAGCTCCACGACGGAACGATCGACATCGCCATGAGCTCGGTGCGGGAGAGCGACGTCGACATCGTCGCGACGGAGCTCTTCCAAGAGCCGTTCGTCCTCGTCGTTCCGGCCGATCACCGCCTGGCACGCCGCGAGTCGGTCCGCCTGTACGACTGCCGCGACGAGACCTTCGTCGGGCTCTCCGTGGGGATCGCCCTCCGCCGCCGGGTCGACGAGCTGTTCGGCGCGGCCAGGGTCCGGCCGCGCTACGGGTTCGAGACCGACGAGGTCGAGACCGTGCGGGGGCTCGCAACTGCGGGTGTCGGGATCGCGGTCCTGCCCGCCCGCCACGGCGGACCTCTTGCCGGCTCCGCCGAGGTGCCGATCGTGCCCCGGCACTATCGGAACATCGGGCTGCTCGTCTCGACGCGCCGTCCGCTCGAGCCGACCGCTGAGGGCTTCCGGCAGTGGGCCTCCGCGCACAGCTGGACCCGGTCGCTCGGGGCCCGGCGAACGTCCGGCAGGGTGTGA
- a CDS encoding flavin reductase family protein, with amino-acid sequence MTERTYNGVQEARPVDGARMRAVLGHFASGVVVITASGPDGPLGFTCQSFSSLSLEPPLVSFCPAGTSTTWPRIRAVGRFCVNVLAADHSDLSTAFARSGTDKYAGVRWRPAPSGAPVLDGVAAWIDCTLEHEYPGGDHTIVAGRVHDLAADETREPLLFHRGAYAVTAPSAR; translated from the coding sequence ATGACCGAACGCACGTACAACGGGGTACAAGAGGCACGTCCGGTCGACGGAGCCCGGATGCGGGCGGTCCTCGGCCATTTCGCCTCCGGTGTCGTGGTCATCACCGCATCCGGACCGGACGGGCCACTCGGCTTCACGTGCCAGTCGTTCAGCTCGCTGTCCCTCGAACCGCCGCTGGTGTCGTTCTGCCCGGCCGGGACCTCGACGACCTGGCCGAGGATCCGCGCGGTCGGCAGGTTCTGCGTGAACGTGCTGGCTGCCGACCATTCGGACCTGAGCACCGCGTTCGCCCGCTCCGGAACCGACAAGTACGCGGGCGTCCGGTGGAGGCCCGCTCCCTCGGGCGCTCCCGTCCTCGACGGGGTCGCCGCCTGGATCGACTGCACCCTCGAGCACGAGTACCCGGGAGGCGACCACACCATCGTCGCCGGGCGGGTGCACGACCTCGCAGCGGACGAGACGCGGGAACCGTTGCTGTTCCACCGTGGCGCCTACGCGGTCACCGCGCCGTCGGCGCGGTGA
- a CDS encoding bifunctional 3,4-dihydroxy-2-butanone-4-phosphate synthase/GTP cyclohydrolase II, with the protein MPHSAGNPSVHVSGLPGASAVQRAVAALAAGRMVVVTDDADRENEGDLVLSAGSVTAEQVAFVVAHTTGIVCAPMPAERADVLRLGLMVAENTDAHGTAFTVTVDHTSTGTGVSAADRAATLRALADPATRAEQLRRPGHVFPLRAREGGVLARAGHTEAAVDLLRMAGQDPVAVIAEIVAADGSMARGRTLRAFADEHDLPVLAIADLVRYRRATERFVERVATSAMPTVFGEFRAVAYRSTIDATEHLALVHGDAAAASRSPRGALVRVHSECLTGDIIGSLRCDCGAQLEQAMRAIAAEGAGAVVYLRGHEGRGIGLAHKIRAYALQETGLDTIDANTVQGLPVDSRSYGTGAQILTDLGITRLRLITNNPAKHGGLDGYGLHILDRVTLATTPSPHNMRYLRTKQERMGHVLVLNEHTG; encoded by the coding sequence ATGCCGCACTCCGCCGGGAACCCGAGCGTCCACGTCTCCGGGCTGCCGGGGGCGTCGGCGGTGCAGCGCGCGGTGGCGGCGTTGGCAGCGGGGCGGATGGTGGTCGTCACCGACGACGCCGATCGGGAGAACGAGGGGGACCTGGTGCTGTCCGCGGGGTCGGTGACCGCGGAGCAGGTGGCGTTCGTGGTGGCGCACACGACGGGGATCGTGTGCGCGCCGATGCCGGCCGAGCGCGCGGACGTGCTGCGGTTGGGGCTGATGGTTGCCGAGAACACCGACGCGCACGGCACGGCGTTCACCGTCACCGTCGACCACACGAGCACCGGGACGGGGGTGTCGGCGGCCGACCGGGCTGCCACCTTGCGGGCGTTGGCCGATCCGGCCACCCGCGCCGAGCAGCTGCGCCGCCCCGGGCACGTGTTCCCGCTGCGAGCCCGCGAGGGTGGGGTACTGGCCCGGGCCGGGCACACCGAGGCCGCGGTGGACCTGCTGCGCATGGCCGGCCAGGATCCGGTCGCAGTGATCGCCGAGATCGTGGCGGCGGACGGCTCGATGGCCCGCGGCCGGACACTGCGGGCGTTCGCCGACGAGCACGACCTGCCGGTGCTGGCCATCGCGGATCTGGTCCGCTACCGGCGCGCGACAGAGCGGTTCGTCGAACGCGTGGCCACATCGGCGATGCCGACCGTGTTCGGCGAGTTCCGGGCGGTGGCCTACCGCTCCACCATCGACGCCACGGAGCACCTCGCCCTGGTCCACGGGGATGCCGCCGCCGCCTCCCGCAGCCCCCGCGGCGCGCTGGTGCGCGTGCACAGCGAGTGCCTCACCGGCGACATCATCGGCTCGCTGCGCTGCGACTGCGGCGCCCAGCTCGAACAAGCCATGCGCGCGATCGCCGCCGAAGGCGCCGGCGCCGTCGTCTACCTGCGTGGCCACGAAGGGCGCGGGATCGGGCTTGCCCACAAGATCCGCGCCTACGCCCTGCAGGAAACCGGCCTGGACACGATCGACGCCAACACCGTGCAGGGCCTGCCCGTCGACTCCCGCTCCTACGGCACCGGCGCCCAGATCCTCACCGACCTCGGCATCACCCGGCTGCGACTGATCACCAACAACCCCGCCAAACACGGCGGTCTCGACGGTTACGGCCTGCACATCCTCGACCGCGTCACGCTGGCCACCACTCCCAGCCCCCACAACATGCGCTACCTGCGCACCAAACAAGAACGGATGGGGCACGTCCTGGTGCTGAACGAGCACACCGGCTGA
- a CDS encoding AraC family transcriptional regulator translates to MDLSTPSGPAAPAARLSRYSIMDTRSLEEARHIVSRVYLDHALSAPEDRLEATLNAAPNRRFTIGYLTYQSSAKLVMPPTEDCYHINLTVEGRTEAHRTDGARATTRAMSSGLVLLPDQETTVRWSPDAGQFILKISRESLEGHLSEQLHLPVNGVLDFDFGIDLTTPAGSSLLASVEFFARELNRPGGLADMPIAREQLEAFVMTQLLHAGRHQYTDALTAPADPVRSSRLRPVISYIEEHADEPLSPQELARIGCMSVRTLHATFQQELGESPMSYLRRIRLDHVRAELLRCDPRSTRVTDVALRWGFFHQSRFAHQYRERFGELPRETLRSRSW, encoded by the coding sequence ATGGATCTTTCGACGCCATCGGGCCCCGCCGCTCCGGCAGCTCGGCTGTCGCGGTACTCGATCATGGACACGCGCAGTCTCGAGGAGGCCCGCCACATCGTCAGCCGCGTGTACCTCGACCACGCGCTGTCGGCACCGGAGGATCGGCTGGAAGCGACGCTCAACGCCGCGCCGAACCGCCGGTTCACCATCGGCTACCTCACGTACCAGTCCAGCGCGAAGCTCGTGATGCCCCCGACCGAGGACTGCTACCACATCAACCTCACCGTCGAGGGACGCACCGAGGCCCACCGGACGGACGGCGCCCGTGCGACGACCCGGGCCATGTCGAGCGGCCTCGTGCTCCTCCCGGACCAGGAGACCACCGTCCGGTGGTCACCGGATGCCGGGCAGTTCATCCTCAAGATCTCCCGGGAGAGCTTGGAGGGTCACCTGAGCGAGCAGCTCCACCTGCCGGTGAACGGTGTGCTGGACTTCGATTTCGGGATCGATCTGACGACGCCCGCCGGGAGCTCGCTGCTCGCCTCGGTCGAGTTCTTCGCCCGTGAGTTGAACCGACCCGGCGGGCTCGCCGACATGCCGATCGCCCGCGAGCAGCTCGAGGCGTTCGTGATGACCCAGCTGCTGCACGCCGGCCGGCACCAGTACACCGACGCCCTGACCGCTCCCGCCGATCCGGTCCGGTCGAGCCGGCTGCGACCGGTGATCAGCTACATCGAAGAGCACGCCGACGAACCACTGAGCCCGCAGGAGCTCGCCCGGATCGGCTGCATGAGCGTCCGGACCTTGCACGCGACGTTCCAGCAGGAGCTCGGCGAGTCACCCATGAGCTACCTGCGTCGCATCCGACTCGACCACGTTCGAGCCGAACTCCTGCGATGCGACCCGAGGTCGACCCGGGTCACGGATGTCGCCCTGCGGTGGGGCTTCTTCCACCAGAGCCGGTTCGCGCACCAGTACCGGGAACGGTTCGGTGAGCTGCCGCGGGAAACGCTGCGCAGCCGGAGCTGGTGA
- a CDS encoding aldehyde dehydrogenase, which translates to MTTSLEELKLFIGGKPVDARSGRTFESQNPYTGRPWARLADGGPEDVDEAVAAARSAFEGEWGRMTGFQRAAILRRCGDAIAANAERLARLEVNDSGKLLREMLGQLNSLPQWYYYFAGLADKVEGRTVPPVNPNYFGFTTREPIGVVGAITPWNSPLLLLTFKLAPALAAGCTMVAKPSEHSPASTVVFAEILHEAGLPAGVLNVVTGLHRATGEALASHRGVDKIAFTGSTATGAKVAQAAAANLNRVTLELGGKSPQIVFPDADLDAAANGLVAGVFAATGQTCMAGSRLIVHAAVHDALIEKVVARANSIELGDPTAAETEMGPVANRPQYEKVLSYLEGAAAEGATFACGGEPDAERGGLFVKPTVVTNVTPENTIVREEVFGPVLAAYTFRDEDEALKLANDTPYGLAGAVWTKDVHRAHRVAAKLRAGTVWINAYRVVSPAMPFGGFGASGIGRENGIDAINEYTENKSVFVELTGGTRDPFQLG; encoded by the coding sequence ATGACGACATCCTTGGAAGAGCTGAAACTCTTCATCGGCGGCAAGCCGGTCGACGCCCGCTCGGGCCGCACGTTCGAGTCGCAGAACCCCTACACCGGCCGGCCCTGGGCACGCCTCGCCGATGGCGGTCCGGAGGACGTCGACGAGGCCGTGGCCGCCGCCCGCTCCGCCTTCGAGGGCGAGTGGGGACGGATGACGGGTTTCCAGCGGGCCGCGATCCTGCGCAGGTGCGGGGACGCGATCGCCGCGAACGCCGAGCGGCTGGCCCGGCTGGAGGTCAACGACTCGGGCAAGCTGCTGCGCGAGATGCTCGGCCAGCTGAACAGCCTGCCGCAGTGGTACTACTACTTCGCGGGGCTGGCCGACAAGGTCGAGGGCCGCACCGTGCCGCCGGTCAACCCGAACTACTTCGGCTTCACCACTCGGGAACCGATCGGCGTCGTCGGCGCGATCACGCCGTGGAACTCGCCGCTCCTGCTGCTGACCTTCAAGCTCGCCCCCGCGCTGGCCGCCGGTTGCACGATGGTGGCCAAGCCGTCGGAGCACTCCCCCGCTTCTACCGTCGTGTTCGCCGAGATCCTGCACGAGGCGGGTCTCCCGGCGGGCGTGCTGAACGTCGTCACCGGTTTGCACCGCGCGACCGGCGAGGCGCTCGCCTCGCACCGGGGTGTGGACAAGATCGCGTTCACCGGGTCGACGGCCACAGGTGCCAAGGTCGCGCAGGCCGCGGCGGCGAACCTCAACCGGGTCACCCTGGAGCTGGGTGGGAAGTCGCCGCAGATCGTCTTCCCCGACGCCGATCTCGACGCCGCCGCCAACGGCCTCGTCGCGGGGGTCTTCGCCGCTACCGGCCAGACCTGCATGGCGGGCTCGCGCCTGATCGTGCATGCCGCCGTCCACGACGCGCTGATCGAGAAGGTCGTCGCCCGCGCCAACTCGATCGAGCTGGGCGACCCCACCGCCGCCGAGACCGAGATGGGCCCGGTGGCCAACCGACCGCAGTACGAGAAGGTCCTGTCCTACCTGGAGGGCGCGGCCGCCGAGGGGGCCACCTTCGCCTGCGGCGGTGAGCCCGACGCCGAGCGCGGAGGCCTGTTCGTCAAGCCCACCGTCGTCACGAACGTGACCCCGGAGAACACCATCGTCCGCGAGGAGGTGTTCGGCCCCGTGCTCGCCGCTTACACCTTCCGAGACGAGGACGAGGCCCTCAAGCTCGCCAACGACACCCCCTACGGCCTGGCCGGCGCTGTCTGGACCAAGGACGTGCACCGGGCCCACCGGGTCGCCGCGAAGCTCCGCGCCGGCACCGTGTGGATCAACGCGTACCGCGTGGTGTCCCCCGCCATGCCGTTCGGTGGCTTCGGCGCGAGCGGCATCGGGCGCGAGAACGGCATCGACGCGATCAACGAGTACACCGAGAACAAGTCCGTGTTCGTCGAGCTCACCGGCGGCACCCGCGACCCGTTCCAGCTGGGCTGA
- a CDS encoding LLM class flavin-dependent oxidoreductase, whose amino-acid sequence MTATANERLGLAPTDPRPASETRPLQDRRETNPLFGDQKMKLGLFGINCSYGLIMSHAPSSYRVTWEHTKEIAQRADRIGFDVLVPVARWKGFGGSTNFNGNCFETYTWAAGIAEATERIGVAATSHLPTVHPIVAAKAATTIDHISGGRFALNLVMGWVPPEMEMFGGEQREHDERYAFGQEWIDYVTRLWTEPGSFEVDGEHFQGALLEAYPKPHQAPRPALLNAGNSPAGIEFSARNVDINFASLDTLENIRAYTDKVRSKARDDYQREIQVMTYGLVVCRDTEDEAERAFQQVVDEGDWGAAGNVIKIAGSGASQSFDHAVKKMQERFIAGWGGYPVVGTPEQVTEQLAALNEAGMQGMIFGLIDYNEELEYFGHNVMPLLKELGLRH is encoded by the coding sequence ATGACCGCGACCGCCAACGAGCGCCTCGGGCTCGCCCCCACGGACCCGCGCCCCGCGAGCGAGACCCGCCCCCTGCAGGACCGCAGGGAGACCAACCCGCTGTTCGGCGACCAGAAGATGAAGCTGGGGCTGTTCGGCATCAACTGCTCGTACGGGCTGATCATGAGCCACGCCCCGTCGTCGTACCGGGTGACGTGGGAGCACACCAAGGAGATCGCGCAGCGCGCCGACCGCATCGGCTTCGACGTGCTCGTGCCGGTGGCCCGCTGGAAGGGGTTCGGCGGCTCCACCAACTTCAACGGCAACTGCTTCGAGACCTACACCTGGGCCGCAGGCATCGCCGAGGCGACCGAGCGGATCGGCGTCGCCGCGACCTCCCACCTGCCCACCGTGCACCCGATCGTCGCCGCCAAGGCCGCCACCACGATCGACCACATCTCCGGGGGCCGGTTCGCGCTCAACCTCGTGATGGGATGGGTGCCGCCGGAGATGGAGATGTTCGGCGGCGAGCAGCGCGAGCACGACGAGCGCTACGCCTTCGGCCAGGAGTGGATCGACTACGTCACGAGGCTGTGGACCGAGCCCGGCTCGTTCGAGGTCGACGGGGAGCACTTCCAGGGCGCCCTGCTCGAGGCGTACCCGAAGCCCCACCAGGCGCCCCGGCCGGCCCTGCTCAACGCCGGCAACTCGCCGGCCGGCATCGAGTTCTCCGCCCGCAACGTCGACATCAACTTCGCCTCGCTCGACACTCTGGAGAACATCAGGGCCTACACCGACAAGGTGCGGTCGAAGGCCCGCGACGACTACCAGCGGGAGATCCAGGTCATGACATACGGCCTGGTCGTGTGCCGCGACACCGAGGACGAGGCCGAGCGCGCGTTCCAGCAGGTCGTCGACGAGGGCGACTGGGGGGCTGCCGGCAACGTCATCAAGATCGCTGGTTCCGGCGCGAGCCAGTCCTTCGACCACGCGGTCAAGAAGATGCAGGAGCGCTTCATCGCCGGCTGGGGCGGCTACCCCGTCGTCGGCACCCCGGAGCAGGTCACCGAGCAGCTCGCCGCCCTCAACGAGGCCGGCATGCAGGGCATGATCTTCGGGCTCATCGACTACAACGAGGAGCTCGAGTACTTCGGGCACAACGTCATGCCGCTCCTGAAGGAGCTGGGTCTGCGCCACTGA
- a CDS encoding lyase family protein, whose protein sequence is MTSTDGRSPFSLLLHLAGDEEQLGIFSKQSLIESWLAAERALALAQAEHGVISRDDADAIVAAARLCNVDDETLWKTARRVGYPILGLVREVCAGLPAGPDGRVHFGATTQDIMDTGLALQMARSLAALDRALGRLGDALAGRVAEHAGTVMAARTHAQQAVPTTFGATLGTLLAQFTRQRERLAQAAPRIALVSLFGAGGTAAALGPRSAEIRATVADLLGLHHTDVPWHVDRDGVAEFGWLCTTVTATCAKLARNVVDLSRTEIGEVFEPFESHRGASSTMPQKVNPISSEIVIGLAGTAGALTSSLARLQEAGHERAAGEWQIEWQVVPQLAVLAGTALSETLIIVEGLRVDAGRMRANLELDGGLAMAEAQMISLAEAMGREHAHDLVYEAAIRARTTGRTLAEVLPEVADEKGKRDVLPKTLIDADAYVGEAGRIADAAVRGWSAVPALSLVDTPLPELASRAP, encoded by the coding sequence ATGACCTCGACCGATGGTCGGTCCCCCTTCTCCCTGCTGCTGCATCTCGCGGGCGACGAGGAGCAGCTGGGGATCTTCTCGAAGCAGAGCTTGATCGAGAGCTGGCTCGCCGCAGAGCGGGCACTGGCCCTGGCTCAGGCCGAGCACGGCGTGATCAGCCGGGACGACGCCGACGCGATCGTCGCCGCCGCCCGGCTGTGCAACGTCGATGACGAGACCCTCTGGAAGACCGCCCGCAGGGTCGGCTACCCGATCCTGGGTCTGGTCCGCGAGGTCTGCGCGGGGCTTCCGGCCGGTCCCGACGGCCGCGTTCACTTCGGAGCGACCACCCAGGACATCATGGACACGGGTCTCGCGCTGCAGATGGCGCGGTCGCTGGCCGCCCTCGACCGGGCACTGGGGCGGCTCGGTGACGCTCTCGCCGGGCGGGTCGCCGAGCACGCGGGAACGGTGATGGCTGCCCGCACCCACGCCCAGCAGGCGGTCCCCACCACGTTCGGCGCCACGCTGGGCACCCTGCTCGCGCAGTTCACCCGCCAGCGTGAACGCCTCGCACAGGCCGCTCCGAGGATCGCGCTGGTGTCGCTGTTCGGCGCAGGCGGCACCGCGGCCGCGCTCGGCCCTCGCTCGGCGGAGATCCGCGCGACGGTGGCCGACCTGCTCGGCCTGCACCACACCGACGTCCCCTGGCACGTCGACCGCGACGGCGTCGCCGAGTTCGGCTGGCTGTGCACGACGGTCACAGCCACCTGCGCGAAGCTCGCCCGCAACGTCGTGGACCTCTCCCGCACCGAGATCGGCGAGGTCTTCGAGCCGTTCGAGAGCCACCGCGGCGCGTCCTCCACGATGCCGCAGAAGGTCAATCCGATCTCCTCGGAGATCGTCATCGGGCTGGCGGGCACCGCCGGAGCCCTCACATCGTCGCTCGCCCGACTCCAGGAAGCCGGACACGAGCGGGCGGCCGGCGAGTGGCAGATCGAGTGGCAGGTCGTCCCGCAGCTCGCAGTGCTGGCCGGGACGGCACTGTCCGAGACGCTGATCATCGTCGAGGGGCTCCGGGTCGACGCGGGGCGCATGCGCGCCAACCTCGAGCTCGACGGCGGGCTGGCGATGGCGGAGGCGCAGATGATCTCCCTCGCGGAGGCGATGGGGCGCGAGCACGCGCACGACCTCGTCTACGAGGCCGCGATCCGCGCCCGGACGACGGGCCGCACCCTGGCCGAGGTGCTGCCGGAGGTAGCCGACGAGAAGGGCAAGCGGGACGTGTTGCCCAAGACGCTGATCGACGCCGACGCCTACGTCGGTGAGGCCGGCCGGATCGCCGACGCCGCGGTGCGCGGCTGGTCGGCCGTCCCGGCGCTCTCGCTCGTCGACACCCCGTTGCCGGAGCTCGCGTCGCGAGCCCCCTGA
- a CDS encoding response regulator, which produces MQQWTELIGVVIWPIVVVFSAVLFRRAVQDVLTRDDVSFSGPGGIAFSARRATGALLDAEEDKNRSAAGDTPGRTSGERDGAGRPSSAVDAADQVRAVGAAVRRLGRTPRLLWVDDRPSNNRYERSALENMGMIVDLSTSTGDAQRKLQRGGTYDVVISDMARPEDPRAGYVLLDWMRKRGDNTPFVIYSSSNSADHYDEAVRSGAIGSTGQPAELIDMVLRSLRDVQPRSRWWHMG; this is translated from the coding sequence ATGCAGCAGTGGACCGAGCTCATCGGGGTCGTGATTTGGCCGATCGTGGTCGTGTTCAGTGCTGTGCTGTTCCGCAGGGCGGTCCAGGACGTCCTCACCAGGGATGATGTGTCCTTCAGCGGACCTGGTGGGATTGCGTTCAGTGCCCGCCGAGCTACCGGTGCACTGCTGGATGCGGAGGAGGACAAGAACCGCAGCGCGGCCGGCGACACTCCGGGCCGTACATCTGGGGAGAGGGATGGTGCCGGTCGTCCGTCATCGGCGGTAGACGCCGCGGACCAGGTGCGCGCGGTCGGGGCCGCGGTGCGGCGGCTCGGCCGCACTCCTCGCCTGCTCTGGGTCGACGACAGGCCGAGCAACAACCGATATGAGCGCTCGGCCCTGGAGAACATGGGCATGATCGTGGACCTCAGCACGTCGACCGGGGACGCCCAGCGCAAGCTCCAGCGCGGCGGCACGTACGACGTCGTGATCTCCGACATGGCACGCCCTGAGGACCCGCGCGCCGGCTACGTTCTGTTGGACTGGATGCGAAAGCGGGGCGACAACACCCCGTTCGTCATCTACAGCTCTTCGAACAGCGCCGACCATTACGACGAGGCCGTGCGTAGCGGCGCAATCGGGAGTACAGGACAGCCGGCCGAGCTGATCGACATGGTGCTCCGGTCTCTGCGCGACGTCCAGCCCCGCAGCCGCTGGTGGCACATGGGCTAG
- a CDS encoding S8 family serine peptidase, giving the protein MQLDETDIYPAMDPRLQYAADRRDSGFTTVATASSDASEIGVIALVTSVTSFAERTDVRVGAEIGPTDGGTIVTARVPLSRLEQIRQADGVVSLKAVQPLRPLLTATLAELEATPAALPPNSLAAGGAGVVVGFVDSGLDMAHQNFVDANGRTRIEAIWDQSGPTTAASPFGFGRRHGQADIQTALTRSDPYTALGYGPAPDSPVRRGSHGTHVADIAAGSGGGSGQPGVAPASTILFVDPAVADITWIGPATVFSSFGDSGQLLEAIRFLFDEAGQRPCVVNISLGTNGGPHDGSSLVERGIDAILAQRPNRAVVIAASNSFDDGIHAAGRVPAGGSDDVSWRIPAGVVGQSELEIWYPGDDRLLAEIIGPDGTSLGSVPLGSNARLMDDDGNTVLFIGHRGPDPLNGDNTIGVFLEQRMPPGTWTIRLRADQVGTDGCAYHAWIERNDLSQTSFVAPHDSSHTLGSISCGRSSIVVGSYDAHRASTPLSFFSSAGPTRDGREKPEVSAPGHDVLAAHSRTRTGVVRKSGTSMAAPAVAGIVALALAEARALGKVLDADTVRQVVMDTARNNPPAAGGWDPRYGHGRATAADAVRAVQKLV; this is encoded by the coding sequence ATGCAGCTCGACGAGACCGACATCTATCCGGCGATGGACCCTCGCCTGCAATACGCCGCGGATCGGCGCGACAGCGGCTTCACGACCGTCGCCACCGCCTCCAGCGACGCCAGCGAGATCGGCGTGATCGCGCTGGTGACGTCCGTGACGAGTTTCGCCGAGCGGACCGACGTCCGGGTCGGCGCGGAGATCGGGCCGACCGACGGCGGCACGATCGTGACTGCCCGCGTGCCGCTGTCGCGGCTCGAGCAGATCCGGCAGGCGGACGGCGTGGTCAGCCTGAAGGCGGTCCAGCCGCTGCGGCCGCTCCTGACGGCGACTCTGGCGGAGCTCGAAGCCACACCCGCCGCCCTCCCGCCCAACTCGCTCGCCGCGGGCGGAGCCGGCGTCGTCGTGGGGTTCGTCGACTCCGGACTGGATATGGCGCACCAGAACTTCGTGGACGCGAACGGTCGCACGCGCATCGAGGCGATCTGGGACCAGTCCGGTCCCACGACCGCGGCGAGCCCCTTCGGCTTCGGACGCCGGCACGGACAGGCCGACATCCAGACCGCGCTGACGCGCTCCGACCCGTATACCGCCCTCGGATACGGCCCGGCTCCCGACAGCCCCGTTCGACGCGGTTCCCACGGCACCCACGTCGCCGACATCGCCGCGGGTAGCGGCGGCGGGTCAGGACAGCCCGGCGTAGCGCCGGCCTCCACCATCCTGTTCGTCGACCCCGCCGTCGCGGACATCACGTGGATCGGGCCCGCCACGGTTTTCTCCTCGTTCGGCGACTCCGGGCAGCTGCTCGAGGCCATCCGGTTCCTGTTCGACGAGGCGGGCCAGCGGCCCTGCGTCGTCAACATCAGCCTCGGCACAAACGGTGGACCGCATGACGGGTCCAGCTTGGTTGAGCGGGGTATCGACGCCATTCTCGCGCAGCGTCCGAATCGGGCAGTGGTGATCGCCGCGTCGAACTCGTTCGACGACGGCATCCATGCAGCGGGGCGGGTGCCCGCCGGCGGGTCCGACGACGTGAGCTGGCGGATACCAGCCGGCGTCGTTGGCCAGAGCGAGCTCGAGATCTGGTACCCGGGCGACGACCGCCTGCTTGCCGAGATCATCGGCCCCGATGGCACAAGCCTGGGGTCGGTGCCGCTCGGTTCCAACGCCCGGCTCATGGACGACGACGGCAACACCGTGCTGTTCATCGGCCACCGCGGACCCGACCCGCTCAACGGCGACAACACGATCGGCGTCTTCCTCGAGCAACGGATGCCACCGGGCACATGGACGATCCGCCTGCGCGCCGACCAAGTCGGCACGGACGGATGCGCCTACCACGCCTGGATCGAACGCAACGACTTGTCGCAGACCTCGTTCGTGGCACCGCACGACAGCAGCCACACGTTGGGCTCGATCTCCTGCGGGCGGTCGAGCATCGTCGTGGGGTCCTACGACGCGCACCGCGCCAGCACTCCGCTGTCGTTCTTCTCGAGCGCCGGACCGACCCGCGACGGCAGGGAGAAGCCCGAGGTGAGTGCCCCTGGCCACGACGTCCTGGCCGCGCATTCGCGCACCCGGACCGGAGTGGTCCGCAAGTCCGGCACCAGCATGGCGGCCCCCGCTGTCGCCGGGATCGTCGCGCTGGCGCTTGCCGAGGCGAGGGCACTGGGAAAGGTGCTGGACGCTGATACGGTGAGACAGGTCGTGATGGACACCGCCCGCAACAACCCGCCCGCGGCCGGCGGGTGGGACCCGCGTTACGGGCACGGGCGGGCCACCGCCGCCGACGCGGTGCGCGCCGTGCAGAAGCTCGTCTGA